A window of the Dictyostelium discoideum AX4 chromosome 4 chromosome, whole genome shotgun sequence genome harbors these coding sequences:
- the fadA gene encoding delta 5 fatty acid desaturase, with protein sequence MYYSNKMSKVITGKQYSWSELAKHNTENDCWVAVDGKVYDITRWVPLHPGGKEVLLLAAGRDVTNLFESYHPMSDKPTSILKNYEIGYISSYEHPKFVQKSDFYKTLKERVRKHFKATDQDPQMAVSIFSRLALVYLLVFVTYYLAHYTSNNFYLNCFLAIVYALCNSLFSMHMMHDSCHAAISHYPGVWKWMGASFDFVTGASFLSWCHQHVIGHHIYTNVRNADPDLGQGEVDFRIVTPFQTRSWYHKYQHIYAPLLYGIYTLKYRTQDWEAFVKDGKNGAIRVSVATNFDKAAYVIGKLSFVFFRFILPLRYHSFTDLICYFLIAEFVFGWYLTINFQVSHVAEDLKFFATPERPDEPSQINEDWAILQLKTTQDYGHGSLLCTFFSGSLNHQVVHHLFPSIAQDFYPQLVPIVKEVCKEHNITYHIKPNFTEAIMSHINYLYKMGNDPDYVKKPLASKDD encoded by the exons atgtATTACAGTAATAAAATGTCAAAAGTAATTACAGGAAAGCAATACTCTTGGTCAGAGTTAGCCAAACATAACACTGAAAATGATTGTTGGGTTGCAGTCGATGGTAAAGTTTATGATATTACAAG atgGGTACCATTACATCCAGGTGGTAAAGAAGTTTTACTTTTAGCAGCAGGTAGAGATgttacaaatttatttgaaagttATCATCCAATGTCAGATAAACCAAcatcaattttaaagaattatgAAATTGGATATATTTCATCATATGAACATCCAAAATTTGTTCAAAAATCAGATTTCTACAAGACATTAAAAGAGAGAGTTAGAAAACATTTTAAAGCAACCGATCAAGATCCACAAATGGCAGTTAGTATTTTCTCACGTTTAGCATTGGTTTATCTTTTAGTGTTTGTAACTTACTATTTAGCACATTATACCAGtaacaatttttatttaaattgtttctTGGCAATCGTTTACGCACTTTGCAACTCATTATTCTCAATGCATATGATGCATGATTCATGTCATGCTGCCATTTCACATTATCCAGGCGTATGGAAATGGATGGGCGCATCATTTGATTTCGTCACTGGTGCTTCATTCCTTTCATGGTGTCATCAACATGTAATTGGTCATCATATTTACACCAATGTAAGAAATGCCGATCCAGATCTTGGTCAAGGTGAGGTCGATTTCCGTATTGTCACTCCATTCCAAACTCGTTCATGGTATCATAAATATCAACACATTTACGCTCCACTCCTCTATGGTATTTACACACTCAAATATCGTACTCAAGATTGGGAAGCTTTTGTAAAGGATGGTAAAAATGGTGCAATTCGTGTTAGTGTCGCCACAAATTTCGATAAGGCCGCTTACGTCATTGGTAAATTGTCTTTTGTTTTCTTCCGTTTCATCCTTCCACTCCGTTATCATAGCTTTACAGATTTAATTTGTTATTTCCTCATTGCTGAATTCGTCTTTGGTTGGTATCTCACAATTAATTTCCAAGTTAGTCATGTCGCTGAAGATCTCAAATTCTTTGCTACCCCTGAAAGACCAGATGAACCATCTCAAATCAATGAAGATTGGGCAATCCTTCAACTTAAAACTACTCAAGATTATGGTCATGGTTCACTCCTTTGTACCTTTTTTAGTGGTTCTTTAAATCATCAAGTTGTTCATCATTTA ttcCCATCAATTGCTCAAGATTTCTACCCACAACTTGTACCAATTGTAAAAGAAGTTTGTAAAGAACATAACATTACTTACCACATTAAACCAAACTTCACTGAAGCTATTATGTCACACATTAATTACCTTTACAAAATGGGTAATGATCCAGATTATGTTAAAAAACCATTAGCCTCAAAAGAtgattaa
- the med31 gene encoding hypothetical protein: MSSSSPINENDNGNIENNNETNITENGDNGESIDKKDDNIVLPYENDEEEANYLRFIMELEFIQCLSNPRYLNYLAQNRYFQDKAFVNYLVYLQYWKKPEYAKFIVYPQSLYFLDLLQEERFRQELNHSQSTDFIHEQQFYHWQYYRNNRMSIKEQELQQQQQQQQQQQVQPPTTV; the protein is encoded by the exons atgtcatcatcatcacctaTAAATGAAAACGATAATGGGaatatagaaaataataatgaaacaaATATAACAGAAAATGGCGATAATGGcgaatcaattgataaaaaagatgataataTAGTACTTCCATATGAAAATGACGAAGAAGAAGCAAATTATCTTAGATTCATTATGGAATTAGAATTTATACAATGTTTATCAAATCCaagatatttaaatt ATTTAGCACAAAATCGTTATTTTCAAGATAAAgcatttgtaaattatttagtttATCTTCAATATTGGAAAAAACCGGAATATGCTAAATTTATAGTTTACCCACaaagtttatattttttagatCTCCTTCAAGAAGAAAGATTTAGACAAGAATTAAATCATTCTCAATCAACTGATTTCATTCATGAACAACAATTCTATCATTGGCAATATTATAGAAATAATAGAATGTCCATAAAAGAACAAGAAttacagcaacagcaacaacaacaacagcaacaacaagtgcaaccaccaacaacagtttga
- the ndufs7 gene encoding NADH dehydrogenase Fe-S protein 7 (Similar to ubiquinone), with product MAHNAQHLSKLLASSFKQAPPNTLPEVVISKIDGLVNWARTGSLWPMTFGLACCAVEMMQGYAARYDMDRFGVIPRASPRQSDCIIVAGTLTNKMAPALRKVYDQMPNPRYVVSMGSCANGGGYYHYSYSVVRGCDRIIPVDVYIPGCPPTAEAFVYGILQLQKKIGREQNLLTWWRK from the coding sequence atggcaCATAACGCACAACATCTTAGCAAATTATTAGcatcatcatttaaacaAGCACCACCAAATACATTACCAGAAGTTGTTATTAGTAAAATCGATGGGTTAGTCAATTGGGCACGTACAGGCTCATTATGGCCAATGACATTTGGTTTAGCATGTTGCGCAGTAGAAATGATGCAAGGATATGCAGCCCGTTACGATATGGATAGATTTGGTGTTATTCCTCGTGCTTCACCACGTCAATCAGATTGTATTATTGTTGCAGGTacattaacaaataaaatggCACCAGCACTTCGTAAAGTTTACGATCAAATGCCAAATCCACGTTATGTAGTTTCAATGGGTTCATGCGCAAATGGTGGTGGTTACTATCATTATTCTTACTCTGTCGTTAGAGGTTGTGACAGAATCATTCCAGTCGATGTTTATATTCCAGGTTGTCCACCAACTGCTGAAGCTTTTGTTTATGGTATCTTACAACTTCAAAAGAAAATTGGTAGAgaacaaaatttattaacttGGTggagaaaataa